The following coding sequences are from one Paenibacillus sp. FSL R5-0912 window:
- a CDS encoding MoaD/ThiS family protein, producing the protein MSTVKVLIPQFLSHLIEQKQELQVEAGSMEELKTFFQQSYSEFGERIWTEEGAAKRNVLFVLNDELIKANNENTEFASGDELGIILQFAGG; encoded by the coding sequence ATGTCCACAGTTAAAGTATTGATCCCGCAATTTTTGAGCCACCTGATTGAACAAAAGCAAGAATTGCAAGTTGAAGCTGGCAGTATGGAAGAGTTGAAGACCTTCTTCCAACAAAGCTACTCCGAATTCGGCGAAAGAATCTGGACCGAAGAAGGAGCGGCCAAACGGAATGTACTGTTCGTGCTTAATGATGAACTGATCAAGGCTAACAACGAGAATACCGAATTTGCTTCCGGCGATGAGCTTGGCATCATCCTGCAATTTGCCGGCGGCTGA
- a CDS encoding MFS transporter produces MNIRFTNPRMLLPLGVLITNIGNGMYTLAVGKLLYDQTGSSTPFALLLMMEAVLTFSTQAIASSAVDRGRAKQCAFIAESIRGLAVLTAAAFVFAGHPASILLAAVIINLLRPFYRTASFAIGPMIADGKQLAVYNARTSTFFQIGQFLGAGIAGVVISFLSPEVAIALNGISYLLSALCIGLAAIPGQKLRARQGSGFGSALASISPKRFWREWTDLLALVLRKNAKVLGLAVLCTADFIVVSFINISYAPILETMDAPSWWLSIWDSAFSIGAIAGAYLFGRMDHSQIRMNRTALALVVQGLNIAAIGLMNHPVWLSPLMLFLGVSNAFSVSSFTYSLQLTAPAEFHGRISGIRQFFISAATMLVIPLLSFAMNGNVSLSSLLAGVICLGVASVVLLYLSPLLSRPLSHSGSIAGEQEVS; encoded by the coding sequence ATGAACATTCGGTTTACAAATCCCAGAATGTTATTGCCACTTGGAGTTCTGATTACCAATATAGGGAACGGTATGTATACTTTGGCTGTCGGCAAACTGCTGTACGATCAGACCGGTTCCTCCACTCCCTTTGCGCTGCTGCTGATGATGGAAGCGGTATTGACCTTCTCTACCCAGGCTATTGCCAGCTCCGCCGTTGACAGAGGACGTGCCAAGCAATGTGCATTTATCGCCGAATCGATACGCGGCTTAGCGGTTTTGACAGCAGCCGCTTTCGTATTCGCCGGTCATCCGGCAAGTATCTTGCTCGCTGCGGTCATTATCAACCTGCTGCGCCCGTTCTACAGAACGGCCAGCTTCGCCATCGGCCCCATGATTGCCGATGGCAAGCAGCTAGCCGTTTATAACGCCCGGACCAGCACCTTTTTTCAGATTGGACAGTTCTTGGGAGCCGGTATCGCCGGTGTGGTTATTTCATTCCTGTCACCCGAAGTGGCCATCGCCCTTAACGGTATCTCCTATCTTCTGTCAGCACTCTGTATAGGTTTAGCAGCCATTCCGGGACAAAAACTCAGAGCCCGTCAAGGCAGCGGGTTCGGTTCCGCTCTGGCCTCCATCAGTCCCAAGCGCTTTTGGCGGGAATGGACCGATCTGCTTGCGCTGGTGCTCAGAAAAAATGCAAAGGTACTGGGATTGGCCGTGCTGTGCACTGCCGATTTCATCGTTGTATCCTTCATCAACATTTCCTATGCGCCAATTCTGGAGACTATGGATGCACCCTCCTGGTGGCTATCCATATGGGATTCCGCCTTCTCGATTGGCGCCATTGCCGGAGCCTATCTATTCGGAAGGATGGACCATTCCCAAATCCGTATGAACCGCACCGCGCTGGCGCTGGTTGTGCAGGGACTGAATATTGCCGCAATCGGACTCATGAACCACCCGGTCTGGCTCTCGCCATTAATGCTGTTTCTGGGAGTCTCCAATGCTTTCTCGGTATCGAGCTTCACTTATTCGCTCCAGCTTACGGCGCCGGCGGAGTTCCATGGAAGAATATCCGGCATCCGGCAGTTTTTTATTTCCGCGGCCACAATGCTTGTAATTCCGTTGCTGTCCTTCGCAATGAACGGAAACGTGTCACTGTCCTCCTTGCTCGCCGGCGTAATATGCCTCGGTGTTGCTTCCGTGGTTCTACTCTATTTATCACCGCTGCTGAGCCGTCCCTTAAGCCATTCCGGCTCTATAGCGGGTGAACAGGAGGTGAGCTGA
- a CDS encoding acyl carrier protein yields the protein MNNKLEGIFSGLVPPETLQQIACQYDDIADTNIKELGVDSLAIMELVLRIEESLDIIIDYETFSVEQVATPRLIMNMLASGQVS from the coding sequence ATGAACAATAAACTTGAAGGGATCTTCAGCGGACTCGTTCCTCCGGAGACTCTGCAGCAAATCGCCTGCCAGTATGATGATATCGCCGATACAAATATTAAAGAACTGGGCGTGGATTCTCTCGCGATTATGGAGCTTGTGCTACGGATTGAGGAATCACTGGATATTATCATTGATTACGAGACATTCTCGGTGGAACAAGTGGCAACACCGCGCCTTATCATGAATATGCTGGCTTCCGGACAAGTCAGCTGA
- a CDS encoding ATP-grasp domain-containing protein, producing MANRTVAIFSDDETGPLLADAAQRVGVEPHLFFVKPPSKPLRHPWHQADPYLPPEQLGTVIQEAMGTPLGIVSCIEQLSVNLARTAEWLGIPPGPVTACEILRSKSRMKSVWETAGVRTPSSALIQRTSELQSARLDYPVIVKPTHGAASAGVRIVGNEQELVKQIRQIFRFNATTLGNEAVEQPGALIEEYIDGEEYSVDTIWYKGQPLMDGIMSKGNPQGPTFPDRLYFTDPSLDEEIEQQLLALSHAAVSAAGVYSGASHTEIRMRKQEGYVLEAALRPGAGGCFYELFERATGLPFSEAFILVSLGAHSPDDIRYLKELSSRSAKHKTRMYWYNMGYKGYGIINSIHGTEKVLSNPYVSKLAIRKNTGDYLSPESDSFAYFGWITGQLPEPDPALDYHEWLSRLETSIEIGYKTS from the coding sequence ATGGCCAATCGAACAGTTGCTATTTTTTCGGACGACGAAACCGGTCCTCTGCTGGCCGATGCCGCGCAAAGAGTCGGCGTTGAGCCGCATTTGTTTTTTGTCAAACCGCCTTCCAAACCGTTAAGGCATCCTTGGCATCAGGCAGATCCTTATCTTCCTCCAGAGCAGCTTGGGACAGTGATACAGGAAGCAATGGGGACTCCGCTCGGCATCGTGTCCTGCATCGAACAATTGTCAGTGAACTTAGCCCGAACGGCCGAATGGCTCGGGATTCCCCCCGGTCCGGTCACCGCATGTGAAATTTTGCGCAGCAAATCGAGGATGAAATCCGTTTGGGAAACGGCAGGTGTGCGCACTCCCTCTTCCGCCTTGATCCAGCGTACTTCAGAGCTTCAATCCGCCCGCTTGGATTATCCCGTCATCGTCAAGCCCACGCATGGCGCAGCAAGCGCCGGGGTACGAATTGTCGGCAATGAGCAGGAGCTTGTGAAACAAATCAGGCAAATCTTCCGTTTCAATGCGACGACCCTGGGTAACGAAGCGGTGGAACAGCCCGGAGCGCTGATTGAAGAATATATCGACGGTGAGGAGTACTCCGTGGACACGATCTGGTACAAGGGCCAGCCTCTAATGGACGGAATTATGAGCAAAGGAAATCCGCAGGGTCCCACCTTTCCGGACCGCTTATATTTCACCGACCCATCCCTTGACGAAGAGATTGAACAGCAATTGCTGGCCCTGTCCCATGCCGCCGTAAGTGCGGCCGGTGTGTATAGCGGAGCGAGTCATACGGAAATCCGTATGCGCAAGCAGGAGGGTTATGTGCTGGAGGCGGCTCTTCGCCCGGGTGCGGGCGGATGCTTCTACGAATTATTCGAGCGGGCCACCGGCCTTCCATTCTCCGAAGCCTTTATTCTAGTTTCTCTTGGAGCACATTCACCGGATGATATCCGCTATCTGAAAGAACTGTCTTCAAGGTCGGCCAAGCATAAGACACGGATGTACTGGTACAACATGGGCTATAAGGGCTACGGCATCATTAACAGCATTCACGGAACCGAGAAGGTGTTGTCCAATCCTTATGTGAGCAAGCTGGCGATCCGTAAGAATACCGGTGATTACCTTAGCCCGGAAAGCGACTCCTTTGCTTATTTCGGCTGGATTACGGGACAATTGCCAGAGCCGGATCCGGCTCTGGATTACCATGAATGGCTTAGTCGGCTGGAGACCTCAATTGAAATTGGTTACAAAACTAGCTGA
- a CDS encoding HesA/MoeB/ThiF family protein gives MTTHSETELTQDELARYRRQLILPEIGPEGQQRIKKAKVLVIGAGGIGSPLLLYLAAAGIGHISIYDHDVLDLTNMNRQIIHDSGNVGVPKVQSAEQTLNRLNPGLHYELHAERLTRETALSIVPQYDIVVNAVDNLDTRYMLNDVCVELRKPLVEGSIFHFEGQVMLISPDEDSACYRCVYPEPQEPPKKQEFGVIGVTPGIVGTLQAAEVLKYVAGTGRSLKNRMIYFDLLSASFREIELKPDPDCPVCSKLKQQPVLL, from the coding sequence ATGACCACTCATTCCGAAACGGAATTAACGCAAGACGAGCTCGCACGGTATAGAAGACAGCTGATCTTACCGGAGATTGGCCCCGAAGGACAACAACGCATCAAAAAGGCCAAAGTCCTGGTCATTGGCGCGGGCGGCATCGGCTCTCCGCTGCTGCTGTATCTCGCCGCCGCAGGCATCGGACATATAAGCATCTATGATCATGATGTTCTGGACCTGACTAATATGAACCGGCAAATCATTCATGATTCCGGCAATGTCGGTGTCCCCAAGGTACAATCGGCGGAGCAAACCTTGAATCGTCTGAACCCCGGGCTACATTACGAGCTTCATGCGGAAAGATTAACCCGTGAAACCGCGCTGTCCATCGTGCCGCAATATGATATTGTCGTGAACGCCGTCGATAATCTGGATACCAGATATATGCTGAACGATGTCTGTGTAGAGCTTCGCAAACCTCTGGTGGAAGGTAGTATCTTTCACTTTGAAGGTCAGGTGATGCTCATCTCTCCGGACGAGGATAGCGCGTGCTATCGATGCGTATATCCGGAGCCTCAGGAGCCGCCCAAGAAACAGGAATTTGGTGTAATTGGCGTAACCCCGGGAATTGTAGGCACGCTTCAAGCGGCGGAAGTGCTTAAATATGTGGCCGGAACGGGTCGATCGCTCAAAAACCGGATGATTTATTTTGATTTATTATCTGCCAGCTTCCGCGAGATTGAACTGAAGCCTGATCCGGATTGTCCGGTATGTTCGAAACTAAAACAGCAGCCGGTTCTTCTCTAG
- a CDS encoding glycosyl hydrolase, with translation MKNLLKKASTMILAFTLLLGVMTAPPVHADNALFTIESENAQLTSDLQVTTQIYGQPKPGYTGSGFVWMQNSGTLTFNVTVPETGMYTISTRYMQELSADGRLQSLNVNGVTKGSYMLPYTTTWSDFDFGYHKLNQGSNIIQLKAGWGFAYFDSFTVEVADLDPLDVQPVLSDTQATPETQLLMNYMTEVYGNHVLSGQQEIYGGGNDGNSELEFDWIHNLTGKYPAIRGFDLMNYNPLYGWEDGTTARMIDWVNNRGGIATNSWHLTVPRDFTAYQLGEFVDWKEATYKPTETNFNTANAVIPGTKEYQYVMLAIADLAEQLQILQDNNVPVIFRPYHEAEGNGGLNGQGAWFWWASAGAEVYKQLWDQLYTELTETYDLHNLIWTYNSYVYSTSPAWYPGNDQVDIVGYDKYNTVYNRYDGLSGVPNEDAITSTFYQLVDLTGGTKMVAMTENDTVPSVQNLTEEKSGWLYFLPWYGEHLMSSAFNYPATLTTLYQSDYVITLDELPDLTIDDPTPSASITPVSADFDKAPVQAQDISVALTLNGHQLANLTHGSNTLVSGQDYTASGATIVLKKSYLSTLPLGQNAITFHFNGGNNAVLTVNAADTSVPVPAGNLTIQAFNGNTSASTNGISAKFKVVNSGNSAVQLSDVKLRYYYTIDGEKDQSSWIDWSSVGSANVTSRFVKLDTPANGAEYALEIGFASSAGTLNPGQSAEIQTRFSKTDWSNYNQANDYSFKASASQFVNNEQVTGYMNGQLVWGIEP, from the coding sequence ATGAAAAATTTGCTCAAGAAGGCAAGCACAATGATTCTGGCATTTACTCTGCTGCTTGGAGTGATGACAGCGCCGCCCGTTCATGCAGATAACGCACTTTTCACAATTGAAAGCGAAAATGCTCAGCTCACCTCCGATCTTCAAGTGACGACTCAAATTTACGGACAACCTAAGCCCGGCTACACCGGGAGCGGTTTTGTCTGGATGCAGAATTCAGGCACCCTTACCTTCAATGTGACGGTCCCGGAAACTGGCATGTACACGATCTCTACCCGTTATATGCAGGAGCTCAGCGCAGACGGCCGGCTTCAATCGTTGAACGTTAACGGCGTTACGAAAGGTTCGTATATGCTGCCTTACACGACCACTTGGTCGGATTTCGATTTTGGCTATCACAAGCTGAATCAGGGCAGTAACATCATTCAGCTGAAGGCAGGCTGGGGCTTCGCTTATTTTGACAGCTTCACTGTGGAGGTTGCCGATCTGGACCCCCTGGATGTGCAGCCTGTCCTCAGTGATACTCAAGCTACACCGGAAACTCAGCTGCTGATGAATTATATGACAGAGGTGTACGGCAATCATGTGCTCTCCGGCCAGCAGGAGATTTACGGGGGAGGCAATGACGGGAATTCCGAGCTGGAGTTCGACTGGATTCATAATTTAACCGGCAAGTATCCGGCTATCCGCGGGTTCGATCTGATGAACTACAATCCGCTGTATGGCTGGGAGGACGGCACAACTGCCCGGATGATCGATTGGGTGAACAACCGGGGCGGGATCGCGACCAATAGCTGGCATCTCACAGTTCCCCGGGATTTCACCGCCTATCAGCTCGGGGAATTCGTAGATTGGAAGGAAGCGACCTACAAGCCGACGGAAACTAATTTCAATACAGCTAATGCGGTAATTCCCGGGACAAAAGAGTACCAGTACGTAATGCTGGCCATAGCGGATTTGGCGGAGCAGCTGCAGATTCTGCAGGATAACAACGTGCCGGTTATTTTCAGACCCTATCATGAAGCAGAGGGCAACGGCGGGTTGAACGGGCAAGGCGCGTGGTTCTGGTGGGCCTCGGCAGGCGCAGAGGTATATAAGCAGCTGTGGGATCAGCTCTATACCGAGCTTACAGAAACCTACGACCTGCACAACCTGATCTGGACGTATAACAGCTATGTGTACAGCACTTCTCCCGCCTGGTATCCCGGTAACGATCAGGTGGATATTGTCGGCTACGACAAATACAATACCGTCTACAACCGCTATGACGGTTTGTCCGGCGTTCCCAATGAGGATGCGATTACCTCGACCTTCTATCAGCTGGTGGATCTAACTGGCGGCACCAAAATGGTAGCCATGACCGAGAATGATACTGTCCCAAGCGTACAGAATCTGACCGAGGAGAAGTCGGGCTGGCTCTATTTCCTGCCGTGGTATGGCGAGCATCTCATGAGTTCTGCCTTTAATTATCCGGCTACACTGACCACGCTATATCAGAGCGATTATGTGATTACGCTGGATGAGCTGCCTGATTTAACAATTGATGATCCAACTCCAAGCGCATCTATTACGCCTGTGAGCGCGGACTTTGATAAAGCGCCGGTCCAAGCGCAGGATATTTCCGTAGCCCTTACCTTAAACGGACATCAGCTTGCAAACCTGACGCATGGAAGCAACACGCTTGTATCGGGCCAGGATTATACGGCATCAGGCGCAACGATCGTCTTGAAAAAATCCTATCTCTCTACGCTGCCGCTTGGTCAGAATGCGATCACCTTCCATTTCAATGGAGGAAATAACGCTGTGCTTACAGTGAATGCTGCGGATACCAGTGTACCGGTACCAGCGGGCAATTTGACGATCCAGGCTTTTAATGGCAACACCAGTGCCTCTACTAACGGAATTTCGGCCAAATTCAAAGTCGTCAATAGCGGTAATTCGGCAGTTCAGCTTAGTGATGTGAAGCTCCGGTATTACTACACGATTGACGGCGAGAAAGATCAGAGCTCCTGGATCGACTGGTCCAGTGTCGGCAGCGCGAATGTAACCAGCAGATTCGTGAAGCTGGATACCCCGGCTAACGGTGCCGAGTATGCTCTTGAAATTGGCTTCGCAAGTTCGGCTGGGACGCTAAACCCCGGCCAGAGCGCCGAAATCCAGACCCGCTTCTCCAAAACCGACTGGTCCAATTACAATCAGGCTAACGATTACTCGTTCAAGGCATCCGCTAGTCAATTTGTTAACAATGAGCAGGTGACCGGATATATGAATGGCCAGCTGGTGTGGGGGATTGAGCCTTAA
- a CDS encoding Mov34/MPN/PAD-1 family protein gives MAVKSVVLNRTLAQQFVNEVKAQYPKKAFGFFLSNERSGAPTEYIIMKEDQKDNMMDKFYDYGNYYLDHKDAGFLTSPEETVRVEKYIRNSHLHKVGVFHSHQRHPAILAKVDVDLHPSPEVWHLLISLRTVEYPQIRIFSVDSAKRVGEVDIQYTS, from the coding sequence ATGGCAGTTAAGTCCGTAGTATTGAATCGCACTTTAGCACAGCAATTTGTTAATGAAGTGAAAGCCCAGTATCCGAAGAAGGCGTTTGGTTTCTTTCTGTCTAATGAGAGATCCGGGGCCCCCACGGAGTACATCATTATGAAAGAGGACCAGAAGGACAATATGATGGATAAGTTCTATGATTACGGAAATTATTATCTGGATCATAAAGACGCCGGATTCTTAACCTCTCCGGAAGAGACGGTGCGGGTTGAGAAGTACATAAGAAACAGCCACCTGCACAAAGTCGGCGTCTTTCACAGCCACCAGCGCCATCCTGCCATTCTGGCCAAAGTGGATGTTGATTTGCATCCTTCCCCGGAAGTATGGCATTTGCTTATTTCGCTTCGGACCGTTGAATATCCGCAAATTCGTATCTTTTCGGTGGATTCCGCCAAGCGGGTGGGCGAAGTTGATATCCAATATACTTCATAA
- a CDS encoding MerR family transcriptional regulator: MSKHFSVSTRTLRYYEQIGLITPAKKEDSAYRAYDAEAITRLRQIIVLRKLRIPLKQIAGILQSAEARVAIEAFERNLADIEDEITALSTIRSVIKAFVEYLNLRGAKFALPDDASLLEVVDSLTVSKINFKEEKSMEELNKANENLNKLADKDVRIVYLPPMTVAAAYATGEGCEGKALDMITQFVTESGLLTIKPDARSFGFDCSKGAAGIGEPSHVYEVWVSIPGDTEVHAPLVKRTFDGGLYAAHVLRAWDFEDWRLLKEWVDASNKYDNDWDSPRWTSLETVAGQGFEETLNFYNYVQKGGKMDDLQLDLLFPIKERV; the protein is encoded by the coding sequence GTGTCAAAGCACTTTTCAGTCTCTACCCGTACCCTTAGGTATTACGAGCAAATCGGATTGATTACGCCTGCGAAAAAGGAAGATTCCGCATACCGCGCATACGATGCCGAAGCCATTACACGTCTGCGTCAGATTATCGTTCTGCGTAAACTGCGGATACCGCTCAAACAAATTGCCGGGATTCTGCAGAGCGCGGAAGCGCGCGTTGCCATCGAAGCCTTTGAGCGTAACCTTGCGGATATTGAGGACGAAATCACCGCGCTCTCTACCATTCGCAGCGTCATCAAAGCCTTTGTCGAATATCTGAATCTCAGAGGTGCGAAATTCGCGCTGCCTGACGACGCAAGTTTACTGGAGGTTGTAGATTCCTTGACTGTCTCAAAAATCAACTTCAAGGAGGAAAAGTCAATGGAAGAATTAAACAAGGCAAATGAAAATTTAAACAAACTGGCGGACAAAGATGTGCGGATTGTCTATCTACCCCCCATGACAGTGGCTGCTGCTTATGCAACGGGAGAAGGCTGCGAAGGCAAAGCGCTGGATATGATCACGCAATTTGTAACCGAAAGCGGACTGCTAACCATTAAACCCGACGCCCGGAGTTTTGGTTTTGACTGCTCTAAGGGGGCAGCAGGAATCGGAGAACCATCTCATGTATATGAGGTGTGGGTATCCATTCCGGGCGACACAGAGGTTCACGCGCCTTTAGTCAAACGAACGTTCGACGGCGGGTTATATGCCGCACATGTGCTCAGGGCATGGGACTTCGAGGACTGGCGTTTATTAAAAGAATGGGTTGACGCAAGCAATAAATATGATAATGATTGGGATTCTCCGCGCTGGACATCGCTGGAGACGGTTGCGGGGCAAGGATTTGAAGAAACGTTGAATTTTTATAATTACGTACAAAAAGGCGGTAAAATGGACGATTTACAGCTTGATTTATTGTTTCCGATTAAGGAGAGG
- a CDS encoding formylglycine-generating enzyme family protein, whose amino-acid sequence MSKDAAIELLEQETVPDDLIRLVREIFKTDRFGRPVVTDGEILYNGYQLLKQMPHALEEEILYYRFYKDRKQRYEALIAPHMVDLKPQPFNMGSGPDSKYLYCGEEPLHPVRLSPYRISKIPVTEEMYHEYNASYEGSGSRFPVVNVTWYDAFMFAVWCDAELPTEAEWEYACRGGIYGPFFCAEEHLAAHAWFSENSKGSLHEIAQHAANPYGLYDMLGNVWEWCLDTYDSEFYHKSDVLNPVNLMVPGNKSCRGGSFHSFTDMCRPAFRHHEPASFYAYDLGFRVSKR is encoded by the coding sequence GTGAGCAAGGACGCAGCTATTGAGCTACTGGAGCAGGAAACCGTACCGGATGATTTGATCCGGCTGGTAAGGGAAATATTCAAGACGGACCGCTTCGGCCGCCCCGTCGTTACCGACGGAGAAATTTTGTACAACGGTTATCAGCTGCTGAAGCAAATGCCCCACGCGCTGGAGGAAGAAATTCTATATTACCGGTTCTATAAAGACCGGAAGCAGCGCTACGAAGCGCTCATAGCTCCACATATGGTGGATCTGAAGCCGCAGCCTTTCAACATGGGCTCGGGACCTGACTCTAAGTACTTGTATTGTGGAGAGGAGCCGTTGCATCCCGTCAGACTGTCACCCTACAGGATCTCCAAAATTCCTGTAACAGAGGAAATGTATCATGAATATAACGCAAGCTACGAGGGATCAGGCAGCCGGTTTCCTGTGGTAAACGTGACTTGGTATGACGCCTTCATGTTCGCGGTCTGGTGTGATGCAGAGCTGCCCACTGAAGCTGAGTGGGAATATGCCTGCCGCGGCGGCATCTACGGCCCTTTCTTCTGCGCCGAGGAGCATTTAGCCGCTCATGCCTGGTTCAGCGAGAATTCAAAAGGTTCTCTGCATGAAATCGCCCAACATGCCGCTAACCCATACGGGCTGTACGATATGCTCGGAAATGTATGGGAATGGTGTTTGGATACGTATGATAGTGAATTCTATCACAAGAGCGATGTACTGAATCCCGTCAACTTGATGGTTCCCGGTAACAAAAGCTGCCGGGGTGGAAGCTTTCACTCTTTTACAGATATGTGCCGTCCTGCGTTCAGACATCATGAGCCCGCTTCTTTTTACGCATATGACTTGGGTTTCAGAGTATCCAAAAGATAA
- a CDS encoding AMP-binding protein codes for MLAQALVASTRRHSARAAVRYGGQTLTYEQLITEASAVAAELRRLADRMELPEEEPACGLLFNHGISGIIGVVASVLAGLVYVPLDASYPPGRLSQISRHSGIRIMVTDLDGLAAAEAIGSGLSFPGEIVRVDAPSFKPGSKPEIPGKMHKRQYLLYTSGSTGVPKGVVQQGASIVHFAETYIREQGITADDRLTLFSTFGHDAAVVDIFAGLLSGACLYPLDLRIPENLLRLPGWLEGNGITVWHSVPSLFRTFFTSVRRLPQLPSLRLAVLGGEALRAGDYSLCSGRLPGTKLYSLYGQTESSYSAGHFISSARDASAVGLPLAGTKLLIARGEGSFTVISPRGSLTQESCELLRTHRIPAGELLIASAYVAEGYFNAADASEQAFITSPAFGTIYRTGDMAEIDDTGRIMFRGRIDAQIKIRGYRIEPGEIESHILTIAGVKECAVLPIVRDGQATLTGFIQADHSLSLASVNLWLSQRLPDYMLLSEVIMKEQFPHTLTGKIDRRGLADNYGEMIIS; via the coding sequence ATGCTTGCGCAGGCTCTCGTTGCCTCCACCCGGCGCCACTCTGCCAGGGCAGCCGTCCGGTATGGCGGTCAAACCCTCACTTACGAGCAACTGATTACCGAAGCCAGTGCCGTTGCAGCAGAGCTTCGCCGGCTCGCAGACCGGATGGAGCTGCCGGAGGAAGAACCAGCCTGCGGACTGCTGTTCAATCATGGCATTTCGGGAATTATCGGGGTCGTTGCTTCCGTTCTGGCCGGACTTGTCTATGTGCCCCTGGACGCCTCTTACCCACCTGGCCGGTTATCACAGATTTCCCGGCATTCGGGAATCCGTATTATGGTTACAGACCTTGATGGATTGGCAGCTGCAGAAGCCATAGGCTCCGGGCTTTCTTTTCCGGGGGAAATTGTAAGGGTTGACGCCCCCTCCTTCAAGCCAGGCAGTAAACCTGAAATTCCGGGAAAGATGCATAAGCGTCAATATCTGCTGTATACCTCCGGCTCTACAGGCGTACCCAAAGGTGTGGTCCAGCAAGGCGCGTCCATTGTCCATTTTGCAGAGACCTATATCCGCGAGCAGGGTATTACCGCAGATGACCGGTTAACTTTATTCTCTACCTTTGGTCACGATGCCGCTGTGGTGGACATTTTTGCCGGACTGCTGTCCGGTGCTTGTCTGTATCCCCTGGATTTGCGCATTCCAGAGAATCTGCTAAGATTACCCGGCTGGCTTGAAGGCAATGGCATCACCGTGTGGCACAGCGTACCGAGCCTGTTCCGTACATTCTTCACCTCTGTCCGCCGGCTGCCTCAGCTTCCTTCTCTGCGTCTTGCCGTCCTGGGGGGAGAAGCGCTACGCGCAGGTGATTACAGCCTTTGTTCCGGGAGACTTCCGGGCACGAAGTTGTACAGTCTCTACGGACAGACCGAATCCTCTTATTCAGCCGGCCATTTCATATCCAGCGCCAGGGATGCTTCAGCTGTAGGCTTACCCCTCGCAGGCACGAAGCTGCTTATCGCTCGCGGAGAAGGGAGCTTCACCGTTATCTCTCCGCGGGGGAGCTTAACGCAAGAAAGCTGCGAACTTCTGCGGACTCATAGAATTCCGGCGGGTGAGTTGCTAATCGCTTCTGCCTATGTAGCTGAGGGATACTTCAATGCCGCAGATGCATCGGAGCAAGCATTCATTACCTCCCCTGCATTCGGTACCATCTATCGGACCGGTGATATGGCCGAGATAGACGATACCGGCAGGATCATGTTCAGGGGAAGAATAGACGCTCAGATCAAAATCCGGGGATACCGCATTGAGCCGGGAGAGATCGAGTCGCATATTCTCACCATCGCAGGGGTTAAGGAATGCGCGGTGCTTCCCATAGTACGGGACGGGCAGGCCACATTGACAGGATTCATTCAGGCCGACCACTCCCTGTCACTTGCCTCGGTTAATCTGTGGTTGTCCCAACGGCTGCCTGATTATATGCTGCTCTCCGAAGTTATAATGAAAGAACAATTCCCTCATACCTTAACCGGCAAGATTGACCGGAGAGGTCTTGCAGACAATTACGGCGAGATGATTATAAGCTAG